GATAGCCGAAGACCCGGTTCTGTACGTCCATCACGCCGCGCTCCGGCGAGTCCGCCATCGCACAGCCGCCCATGCAATGCGCCGTGGTCGGGATGTTGAATAAAATCTCGGAGAGAAAAGTGGTAGGTATGCCACCGAGCGCCTTAGCGCCCTTTTCGGCAAACGCATTCGCCTCTGGAATGAAGGTGGGGATGGGGCCGCCTTCGCTTGCGAGCTGTTTTACGAACGGCCAAAACCAGCGACGCCTGAGCCGCATGTCGATAGACGCGTCTGCTGTCTGCATCACCAGCAATAACATCGTCTGACGGGCGAAACCGATGGGGTTGTGCACGAGCAATGCTTGCAGTGGATGTTTGAGCAGCGTCCATAGCCAGGTCAATATTCGCATCCACCCCGGGCGCCCGCCGCACAGCAAGGTCATCATCAAGCCTATCGCATCCGAGCCTTCCGGGTAGCGCACGACTCCGATATGAGTGTGCTCATCGAGATAGATGCTGCCGCCCCCCGCCAGTCCCGGCGACATGCTCTTGTCCGCTGCCGGAAAGCGTATGCCGATAAGGGATTCGGCATTAGTGCGCACACGTTTTCCGAGGTCGTCGCTGATGCGCGGCAATGACCTGTTCTGTTTGAGCCGGAACAACAATTCCATGGTGCCCAACGACGAGGCGGCGAAGATCACGCCGCGGCAGCGAAAACTGCGGGGCTGTTTGGCGAACCAGGCGGTCGAGCACTCAGTGAAGACTTCATAGCCATCACTGCCGTCTTCTTTGCCGTTGAGCGGTCGCACGTCCACCACCTTGGTCTCGGCAAAAACCTGGGCGCCACGCTTTTCTGCGAGATAAAGGTAATTCTTGTCGAGTGTGTTCTTGGCGTTGTGCTTGCAACCCATCATGCAGCCGCCGCAACCGGTACAGGTCCCGCGCGCCGGGCCTTCACCATTGAAGTAGGGATCCGGGTAGGTCTGGCCGCCTTCTTCACCATCGGGAGCAAAGAAGGTTCCTACGCGCGGGAGGTGAAACGTGTGGCCCACACCTTGCAAATCCGCCATTTCCTTGAGGCGTAGATCAGCCTCTCCCATGATCTTGCTTTCTGTCACACCCAGCATCTTCTCCGCCGTGGCGTAGTACTGCGGCATGATTCGTTTCCAGTCGGCCAGGCCAGCCCAGGAGCCTTCGCTCCATACACTATCGTGAGGTGTCAGCAGGGCGTTGGCATAGGTGATGGATCCTCCACCGACGGCGTTGCCGCTCACGATCATCACGTGACGGAACAGACGCATGTTATAGAAGCCGAACATCTTCAGCCCAGGTCGCCACATCCAGTGCCGCGTGTCCCAGTTGGACTTGGGGAAGTCTTCGGCCGTCCAGCGTCGGCCCATCTCCATTACGCCAACGCAATAGCCTTTTTCGGTTAACCGGAAGGCGGACACGCTGCCACCGAATCCGGAGCCGATAACGATGTAGTCGAAATCGAAAGATGGATTCATTGCGTGCTGCCCCGGCAAGCACTGCGTAGAGGCGTGAAAAAACTGGTCATGCCGGTCTCCTTATTTTTGTAATGGTGCTGCGGATGTTGGTTTTTGGAGTGGTCCTGTTAAATTACTATATCATTCGTATATTTCTATGGCTATACGAATCGTATAGCTTTGATTTGGGGGGGATGCGGCGACTCTCTCCGAAATGAACATGAGCTTTGGCTCCGATCAGGGAGCCAGGCTGATGGCAAGTTAAAAACGGTAGGTTATCTGTGTACCTATAATGTGCGCGCTGTTGTCGTATTTTGCGTTGTAGCTGGGCTGTACACCGGTTGTATTTGCTTGGCTGACAGAGGTGGTTGATTCCCATAGATAGCCATAAGCCAAATCGATGGTCAGGTCAGTGTTGGGGGAGAAACCTGCACCCAACGTCACCGCTTTTCGGTTGCCCACCGGGAGCCGGACGTTTCGATCGGCGTTGCGGGCAGGTGATGGATCGTAGGCGAAGCCGCTGCGCAACAGCCATTTCGGGGAAAGCTGGTAAGAGGCCCCAACAGCCATCGACCAGGTGTCATGTAATTTAAAGTCATCTCCGAAGCTGTTAAAACCCAGTTGCTGGCCCAGCGGCGGTACACCACTATTAACGGCTTCGATTCTCTGAACGCGGCTCCATCGAGTCCAGGTCGCGCCCAGGTAGCCAGTCCAGCGCTCATCAAAGTGATGGGTAAACGATGTGTCCAGCGACTCTGGCAAGGTGATGTCTATTTTATTGCTGTATTTGCCGTCGAGACCGAAAGCACTTGGCGAGTTGCTCACCTCCGTATGACCGTTGACGTGAAAATCAAGTTTTGAATGATAAGTGATGCCCCATGTGGTGGAGTCGTTCAGGTCGATCATCAGGCCGAAATTATAGCCAATGGCGTTATCGTTACCCTTGATAGTGATCTGCGTGTCGGTGCCCCCGTTGAGCAGCCCTGTGGCCAAATAGGTTTGCATATTATTTTCGATACGGTTCAATGTCAGCCCGCCTCCGACAGAGACATGATCATTGATGCGATAAGCAACGGCGGAGTTCAGGGTTTTAACTTGAACCTTGCTATAGGAACCATGGTAGCGTCCCTGGAACGAACTTTCGTAATCGTTCACAAGGCCATAGAGAGCGTATACGCCCAAGCCGAAAGTGAAGCGTTCGTCAATCGGTATGGATAAATAGCCAAAAGGGATTGTCGTCAGGGGTACGGAATCTCCGTTGTGGGTGCCTGGCGCATCGCTATGAGAGTTTTTAATATCACTATCAACCTTGATCAAGGCGAACCCTCCGCTCACTTCCCTGCGCTTTATCTTGCTCAGGCCGGCTGGGTTTCCATAGACAGTACTCGCATCCAGAGCCGCGGACGAGCGCCCGGCATAAGCGGTTCCGGCGCTACTTACACTTTGCTCGTTAACAGCTAAACCATTAGCTAAAGATACAGTTGCCTGCCCACAGATAATCAACAACATAGTTGTTATGAACAACGCTCTGCTTGACTTGAGTAGCAGGGTGGACCCTGTCTCAAGATGACGTTTCAAACGCAGCACTGATCTCTGGGAAGGGCGAAGTGCAGAAAGATGTTGATGGTTCATCTGGCGGTAC
The Pseudomonas lini DNA segment above includes these coding regions:
- a CDS encoding GMC family oxidoreductase; the encoded protein is MNPSFDFDYIVIGSGFGGSVSAFRLTEKGYCVGVMEMGRRWTAEDFPKSNWDTRHWMWRPGLKMFGFYNMRLFRHVMIVSGNAVGGGSITYANALLTPHDSVWSEGSWAGLADWKRIMPQYYATAEKMLGVTESKIMGEADLRLKEMADLQGVGHTFHLPRVGTFFAPDGEEGGQTYPDPYFNGEGPARGTCTGCGGCMMGCKHNAKNTLDKNYLYLAEKRGAQVFAETKVVDVRPLNGKEDGSDGYEVFTECSTAWFAKQPRSFRCRGVIFAASSLGTMELLFRLKQNRSLPRISDDLGKRVRTNAESLIGIRFPAADKSMSPGLAGGGSIYLDEHTHIGVVRYPEGSDAIGLMMTLLCGGRPGWMRILTWLWTLLKHPLQALLVHNPIGFARQTMLLLVMQTADASIDMRLRRRWFWPFVKQLASEGGPIPTFIPEANAFAEKGAKALGGIPTTFLSEILFNIPTTAHCMGGCAMADSPERGVMDVQNRVFGYQNLLVCDGSMLSANLGVNPSLTITALTEHAMSYIPVKNTRVSNAIPLHTLQS
- a CDS encoding outer membrane protein transport protein, translated to MLLIICGQATVSLANGLAVNEQSVSSAGTAYAGRSSAALDASTVYGNPAGLSKIKRREVSGGFALIKVDSDIKNSHSDAPGTHNGDSVPLTTIPFGYLSIPIDERFTFGLGVYALYGLVNDYESSFQGRYHGSYSKVQVKTLNSAVAYRINDHVSVGGGLTLNRIENNMQTYLATGLLNGGTDTQITIKGNDNAIGYNFGLMIDLNDSTTWGITYHSKLDFHVNGHTEVSNSPSAFGLDGKYSNKIDITLPESLDTSFTHHFDERWTGYLGATWTRWSRVQRIEAVNSGVPPLGQQLGFNSFGDDFKLHDTWSMAVGASYQLSPKWLLRSGFAYDPSPARNADRNVRLPVGNRKAVTLGAGFSPNTDLTIDLAYGYLWESTTSVSQANTTGVQPSYNAKYDNSAHIIGTQITYRF